The sequence below is a genomic window from Corythoichthys intestinalis isolate RoL2023-P3 chromosome 12, ASM3026506v1, whole genome shotgun sequence.
atatgtatatatattatgtttttatacacttcaaatacaataattatgttttaaacatgttactgtcccaccgaattatttttaaacaagagtatagtacaaaaatgcttttcttttgagtccactcaaatctactcaagctgctcacttacacacaatgagttgccacagcaactgtttaacaagttaaactctGATTGACACATAGGCGCTTTGATTATGCATCttcggcaagatcaaaccttaaccgcctgtcaattatcgttaactttaatgagcaactccagtgcactgtgtgaccaagaaaagcggctGGAGCGACagtgagagactacgtgatctgatcgggacagctctataaaatagtgcatttatttatgtatttatgtatttatttgtttattcattttttaattgaaaaaaaaaaaaaaaaaaaacatagatgGACTGAgacacgaagtttgaagcgcaaagtaacgagggatcactgtacagtatattacattttcaaaatttgaaaTGTTTTGGGTAAACCCTGCTTACCTTAAACTCTTCCAGAATTTTGTACGTTTTCCCTCGATACTCGCAAAAGTTTTTAACTTCCTTGCACTCGGGGCAGCAGCCATTGTGCTCCACTTTGGTGCACTTGGGGTGAAGTTTGGGGCACTCGGGCTggtcacacaccggcccgtcctCTGTGCACACGCAGGGGCAATTGGAGTGGCCTGGGTAGAAGCGTTCCCCGAGTTTGTACACGAAACCGCTGTCGTCCACGCACCCTTTGCCCCGGTAGTCATCGAACACGAGGTTTTCACCGGCCGTCCGCTCCGCCTCGTCTCCGGCGTAATCCTCGAGGTTACTGACCGTGGCGACGGGACCGATCAGGGCCAACAAGAGGACGAAGGCGGCCGAGAGGACGGAAGCCATCCTTCACCgcggtgtaaagattcaccgggATTCAAGGGGATGACATCCCtaaaccgctggtgtccactcaGTATCCGCGCGACGCTATAATTACGAACGTCATTGCCACATCAAGTAAGACTGCATGCTGTGGAGAAACAAGGACAATCATGATTTTTACATTAAAGTGCCACCCACAGTCCCATGCATTTAAAACAGCTCGCATTTCATTCTGAAGATTATTATAGTCTATGTCGATTCCATCTGCATGTCTGCCCGCTCAACAGGCGCATAACATCATTTATGCATGTCTAATTAGACCAATATTAAAGATAAAATCCGCCAATGTATTGCGCATATACTGTAGCTCCGAGTGATTCAAATTATTGATTTTAGCACGTTTCGAGAGGCTATGTATATCTGTAATTGTGATAGTATTTGAACTCACCGTTTTTTAAAATTGACTTCTCTCATCACTAAATCCAAATCCAAGCAGCCTGCAGTAATCTGCCTTTTTGGAAACTTTACCAGCTTCCATGGATAACTATGCCTATGAACGCTATGatgtattattttattctatttatttattattattgtttttttcttcttttttttaatgtataagaCATAAACACATACCGTTTGCCGCGTGTGATTCCGTGTTGACATGACGTCCTTGTTAAAGTAGCTCTGCGTCAAATTAACCCTGAGCCGACTCACCTTAGATCAGCTCATATCACGTCCAAACGGTCAGCCaaagccaattaaaaaataaaatcctgaATTTTAATACAGTATTCCCTAGAGGTGCAAATGAATATTAAAGCACACTCTTGTTGCGCATACACGAGTGGATACATCCATCGACCAGAAGAGTCCACAAAAATCCTTACTGAGGGTCGACGTGAACGgacaaaataaaagaaatatgGTTTCAAGGTTATATTTTGATCGGAGTAAAGACAGAGGAGGGAACGCTCCGACTTTCAGCACCCTGGAAAGCTACTGAGTCCTGCGTTCTGGTTAGAAGGGATAATGAGAGCAGAGCGCCCCCACCCGCCTGCGTCTTCTTCTGCCCACATGACAACATCCCATGCACACACGCACGAGGAGAACTCTTTCTGGTCATGCAAGGGTTAAAATGAAGGCGAGCTACACGGTCAGTAATCACAGATAACGTATTCCTGCAGGAACCGCTGGTGAATTCACAAGGTTGTAGCTCCATCTGGCCAAACGTGCGTGAGGCACCCCCTTTAAACGCATGCATCCGTGCACCTGTTTTGTTTGCAGGCATGCAAATGTTTATCCATTGTGTTTTTCCGCACCTGACCCGCAACACATTTAACACAAACCCTTTAGTGAAATAGCATTAAAAAGACATGAGAATAAACCAATGCTATTTgtcctgtatgtttttttccaatCATAAATACAGTCATCCCAAAATAGTCATCATTCCATCTGGttttacaagataaaaagaTATGGCTTACTGATTccaagattttcatatttttatcagATACAAAACCCATTTATGTCCGCAtatacactcaaaaaaatgaaacagtaTTTTCCGTAAGAATCTTATTTGAAGTGGTTACACACAAGTAACTATTAAGTTTTATAGAcacgtttcctgagcgaaatatgggcggcaccatcttggaaaatgtctgctccgaacttccgg
It includes:
- the LOC130926570 gene encoding von Willebrand factor C domain-containing protein 2-like codes for the protein MASVLSAAFVLLLALIGPVATVSNLEDYAGDEAERTAGENLVFDDYRGKGCVDDSGFVYKLGERFYPGHSNCPCVCTEDGPVCDQPECPKLHPKCTKVEHNGCCPECKEVKNFCEYRGKTYKILEEFKPSPCEWCRCEPNNEVHCVVSDCAVPECVNPVYEPEQCCPICKNGPNCFAGSTIIPAGIEVKVDDCTICRCHNGDWWKPAQCLRRECLNGQSS